The following proteins are encoded in a genomic region of Takifugu rubripes chromosome 21, fTakRub1.2, whole genome shotgun sequence:
- the tmem230b gene encoding transmembrane protein 230b: MPARNVVSSGLSNVNVRYSRLASDDDGYIDLQFKKSPPKVPYKAIALATVLFLIGSVLITIGSLLLAGYFGVTEHSDRTVPVLIIGILVFLPGFYHLRIAYYASKGYPGYSYDDIPDFDD, from the exons ATGCCGGCACGTAACGTTGTTTCCAGCGGGCTGTCTAACGTCAACGTTCGCTACTCCAGGTTGGCGAGCGACGATGACGGATACATCGATCTACAG TTTAAGAAGAGTCCTCCCAAAGTGCCCTACAAAGCCATCGCCCTGGCCaccgtcctcttcctcatcggCTCCGTCCTCATCACCATCGGCTCGCTGCTCCTGGCCGGATACTTTGGAGTCACCGAG CACTCGGATCGAACCGTGCCTGTCCTCATCATTGGGATCCTGGTCTTCCTGCCTGGCTTTTACCACCTGCGCATCGCTTACTATGCATCCAAGGGTTACCCCGGATACTCCTATGACGACATTCCCGACTTTGATGACTGA